A window of Megachile rotundata isolate GNS110a chromosome 11, iyMegRotu1, whole genome shotgun sequence genomic DNA:
CATTCTGTTCTTTCTGTGCGCACAATTTCATTTGTACGTCGTCAGCCTGTTCGGGCAAATCATACTGAACCACAGTACAATATTAGCGGAAAGAATGTAAGCATGGTACAAAAAGCATAGAGAACACTTGAATCAGAAAAAGGTTCACTCAGATGTTTTGCATGTTGGAATTGTACAGATACAACTGCAACTGGTACGAGGTACCGACCAAGTTCCAGAAATTGCTTTGCATTATGATGGGAAGGTGCAACAAACCTTGCATTTTGAGCGCGGGAGGACTGTACGATATGAACATGGAGAACTATGGAAAAGTAtgtacttttggaaatttgtgacatCGTTTAACGAACTTCTTTTTGCAAAAGGCAGTGAAAGCGTGCATGTCGTACTTCACCATGTTTCTGTCGATGAGGGACTGAGTGTACAGCTATCAAGCTCAACTAACCATAAGGACAATGAAACTGTAGTCACGAAATTTGCTAGCAAATCGGAAGTCACATAGTTCCTACAGAATGTCAGCAACATTCAAatgaaattcaaaatgaaaacaTCTAATGTAATTAAGTGTCAAAGGGAATTATGGTAAAAATATCACTAAGCAATTAAAAGCAGGTTTTATAGATCACTCCGTCCTAGTGAAGTTTGTTCtacttttataatgaaaataaataatctacAATGCACGGTTGATTTTAATACTTTAACCGCACTTGTACGCAGTCAGATGTCGCcggcaatatttttgaagaatttaaaggAACTTTATGCATTcacgaaataattcaacatgGTCATACACACAAAACAAACACTGGGCCACTCCAAATCGCGGGGTACCCCCGCTTTAGGTAAGCGAATTACGCGCGCTGCTTGCTATGGGACTAGTGGCGCAGAGTAAGAGACAACACTCTCTGTCGGCACCTCCTTGCTTTATCGgcacaatattttaaaacaaacgTCTTTCGCAATACACAATTTGGCGGAGCTAACTGCGAAACTTGTTACAAAGAAGACAGATGAATCACAGATACGTGTTACAATGTGTTTACAACGAAGACGCCAAGAAAATCGTCTCCTCGAGACATGCCATAAACACCGACTAGCAAATACCTCAAAACCACCTGCAGATCCCACGAAGTTCTTCCCTCAGTTCTATCgcgatcatttattatttaaaacaatcAACCTCTGCCAGTTGCGAATCAATTTATCATATCACTATTGGGGAATAACAAGCTAATCTACGTCTGTCAGTTAACAAACATGACCGACACGGCATTTGACGCTTCGGATCAAGAGCAGGTGGAATTATCGACCGCAGTACTCCGACAGATTCGCCTGATTTATTTAAcatagttatcgtaactgacggCGAGGTGACAATGTAGGTATAAAGAAAACCACGCGACATTTTCTCGAAATATTTCGATCGCGACGTTTGTGCCGTACCAGTTAAAAATGCCGAACAAGGAACCCACAAGAGATAACAGTACGAGAGGATCTTAATTCTCGATACACTTAACAAATTCTGTAGTAATTATGAGAATGTTCAGCTACTCATCAGCTAACGAATATTTAtctttgtattttcatttttcgtgAAAGTCAATTTGTATCGACTGTAACGTATTCGGTcgctattaattttatcaatcaaTGGATTTCCATTGAAGTGTGGATATTCAGTATTTCAGAATGAACAAGTGCAGGAGGTGTTCGATCTCCATCACTACAAACCGCTTAAAAAGTATTTAACGTCGCTCGGATTGAATCCGTTCAACGAGACTTGGGGTAGCAAGATCGGTGCGAATGTGATGTTCTACACCTTAATCCTAGGCATTACACCACTGGTGATatacttttacaattttaaatctaCTTTGATATCATTCACaaaattattcttagttttGTTGAACTAACACCAGGTTTGATGATCgcttacattttaatttacacTAAAGTATATCAACACACAATCGAATCACACTTTTCCACAGTTGATACAGTTATATGTCGTAATCAAGGACACGGATGCAGATGCAATAATCGACGAATTACCTCATTTACTCATACTCATTGTAAGCCTcattaaattcgaaaatattttactCAACAAGAAACGTGTACGTACTTACATATGGCCTTACGAAGAAAGTTTTATATGTGTAAGATCTATAGTCGCGATTCTCCATTATAgtttaaaatattactaaattttattctGGACGATTGGGTGGTGCTGACGGAGGAACTACCAGTGCTGGAGAAAACTACGACGCAGGGGAGTAAACTTGCACGGTTGTACAGAGGTatacaataaaaacaataaagattgtatttatagtcaatgaagaaaactgatttaatgtaTCACTATTTCTTACAGTCACCTTAATCTTAGCTGCACTAGGCTTCATATACATTCCCTTAATAAATCCAACATTGGATTTAATAATGCCTATCAATGGAACTCGACCGAAGCAACAACTATTTGGTGCATGTTACGTATTTGTAGAGGCTGATGATCACTTTGCCGCCGTATTTCTACATTTGGGTTGGACCACATTCCTGTCGGTCTACAATATCTCTATCGTAGATTCGTTATACATACTAATCATTCATCACGTTTGTGGATTGTTTGACGTGTGCGGGTGAGTACTCAAAACCTTGTTACTGTCTGAAACAAAATAGTTCGATTACTTTTGACGGTATCGTTAAAGTACGTGGTTTCGAAGCGGAAACTGCGTTGACTGTCGCAAACAAAATGACCGCCATAATTGTAACCCAGGAAAAATACTTTATGCAGTACTTTCGGTGTCCATATTTTTACAATACTTCCACTGATCTTATGATCGTGTTTGAGACACCGATGACAATTGTGGCAGACAACGTTAATTCGCCACGAATACATTTACCACTGtccttttttaaaatatgtagaatctttaatatttttgaaccaTTGCTTTGGAGATAAATATACGAATCCAATTAGAAATCAAAAATTTTCTCAAGCCAATTCCAATACCTTACTATGTACAGATATCAGATCGAAGTAGCAACACAAGACCCTGAATTGCGATACGATCAGTTCAAGCAATGCGTGATGACTCATCATAAAGCTCTGAAGTTAGTAGCGCTTAAAATGATTTGTAACTCACATCGGTGACTTgcactactattctactattcactGTTACTATTCTAGGTTTTTCGACAATCTACAGGAATGTAGCCAGAATATGTTTCTTTTGCTGATTGCGTTGAACATGACGCTTATCAGCATGACAGCCGTGCAAGTAAATATATCTCTATACTTAAAGCTAGCACTACATTTTACTAATTTTGCAGATACTTATGCACATGGATCAACCTCTGGACAGTACCAGATTCATTCTGTTCTTTCTGTGCTCACACTTTCATTTGTACGTCGTCAGCCTGTTCGGGCAAATCATACTGAACCACAGTACAATATTAGCGGAAAGAATGTAAGCATGGTACAAAAAGCATAGAGAACACTTGAATCAGAAAAAGGTTCACTCAGATGTTTTGCGTGTTGGAATTGTACAGATACAACTGCAACTGGTACGAGGTACCGATCAAGTTCCAGAAATTGCTTTGCATTATGATGGGAAGGTGCAACAAACCTTGCATTTTGAGCGCGGGAGGACTGTACGATATGAACATGGAGAACTATGGAAAAGTAtgtacttttggaaatttgtgacatCTTTTAACGAATTTCTTTTTGCAAAAGGCAGTGAAAACGTGCATGTCGTACTTCACCATGTTTCTGTCCATGAGGGAGTGAGTGTACAGCTATCAAGCTCAACTGATCATAAGGACAATGATACTGTATCCACGAAATTTGCCAGCGAATCGAAAGTCGCATACTTGCTGCAGAATGTCAGCAATATTCAAatgaaattcaaaatgaaaacaTCTAATGTAATTAAGTGTCAAAGGGAATTATGGTAAAATTATCACTAAGCAATTAAGAGCATGTTTTATAGATTACTCTATCGTCGTCAACTTCGTTCtacttttataatgaaaataaataatttacaatgcACGGTTGATTTTAATACTTTAACCGCACTTGTACGCAGTCAGATGTCGCcggcaatatttttgaagaatttaaaggAACTTTATGCATTcacgaaataattcaacatgGTCATACACACAAAACAAACACTGGGCCACTCCAAATCGCGGGGTACCCCCGCTTTAGGTAAGCGAATTACGCGCAGCTTGCTTTGGAACCAGTGGCGCAGAGTAAGAGACAACACTCTCTGTCGGCACCTCCTTGCTTTATCTgcacaatattttaaaacaaaagtcTTTCGCAATACACAATTTGCCAGAGTTAACTGCGAAACTTGTTACAAAGAAGACAGATGAATCACAGATACGTGTTACAATGTATTTACAACGAAGACACCAAGAAAATCGTCTCCTCGAGACATGCCATAAACACCGACTAGCAAATACTTCAAAACCACCTGCAGGTCCCACGAAGTTCTTCCCTCAGTTCTATCgcgatcatttattatttaaaacaatcAACCTCTGCCAGTTGCGAATCAATTCATCATATCACTATTGGGGAATAACAAGCTAATCTACGTCTGTCAGTTAACAAACATGACCGACACGGCATTTGACGCTTCGGATGAAGAGCAGGTGGAATTATCGACCGCAGTACTCCGACAGATTCGCCTGATTTATTTAAcatagttatcgtaactgacggCGAGGTGACAATGTAGGTATAAAGAAAACCACGCGACATTTTCTGGAAATATTTCGATCGCGACGTTTGTGCCGTACCAGTTAAAAATGCCGAACAAGGAATCCACAAGAAATAACAGTACGAGAGGATCTTAATTCTCGATATACTTAACAAATTCTGTAGTAATTATGAGAATGTTCAGCTACTCATCAGCTaacgaatatttatttttgtattttcatttttcgcgAAAGTGAATTTGTATCGACTGTAACGTATTCGGTcgctattaattttatcaatcaaTGGATTTCTATTGAAGTGTGGATATTCAGTATTTCAGAATGAACAAGTGCAGGAGGTTTTCCATCTCCATCACTACAAACCGCTTAAAAAGTATTTAACGACGCTCGGATTGAATCCGTTCAATGAGACTTGGGGTAGCAAGATCGGTGCGAATGTGATGTTCTACACCTTAATCCTAGGCATGATACCACTGGtgatacatttttacaattttaaatctaGTTAGATACCATTCGCGAAATTAGTCTTAGTTTTGTTGAACTAACACCAGGTTTGATGATCgcttacattttaatttacacTAAAGTATATCAGCACACATTCGTATCACACTTTTCCACAGTTCATACAGTTATGTGTCGTAATCCAAGACACAGATGTAGATGCAATAATCGACGAATTACCCCATTTACTTCTAGCCGTTGCAAGCCTAATTAAGTTTGAAAACATTTTACTCAACAAGAAACgtgtacgtacatacatatggcTTTACGTAGAAAGTTTTACATATTAAGATGTATACCCTCGATTCTCCATTATAGTTTAAAATATTGCTAAATTTTATTCTGAACGATTGGGTGATGCTGACGAGAGAACTACCGGTGCTAGAGAAGACTACTGCGCAGGGGAGTAGACTTGCACGGTTGTACAGaggtatacaataaaaataataaatattatatttatagtcAATTAAGCAAACTGATTTactgtatgattatttcttacAGTCACCTTAATCGGAGCTACACTAGGATTCATATATATTCCCTTAATAAATCCGACACTGGATTTACTAATGCCTATTAATGGAACTCGACCGAAGGAACCTCTGTTTGGTGTCTGTTACGTATTTATGAAAGCTGATGATCATTTTGCCGCTGTATTTCTACATTTGGGTTGGACCACATTCGTGACGGTCTATAATGTCTCTATCGTAGATTCGTTATACATACTAATCATTCACCACGTTTGTGGAATGTTTGACGTTTGCGGGTGAGTGCTTAAAACCTTGTTACTGTCTGAAACAAAATAGTTCGTCTACTTTTGACGGTATCGTTAAAATACGTGGTTTCGAAGCGGAAAGTGCGTTGACTGTCGCAAACAAAATGACCGCCATATTCGTAACCCAAGAAAAATACTTTATGCAGTACTTTCGGTGTCCATATTTTTACAATACTTCCACTGACCTTATATCGTGTTTGAGACACCGATGACAATTGTGGCAGACAACGTTAATTCGCCACGAATACATTTACCACTGTCCTTTCTTAAAATATGTAGAATCTTTAATACTTTTGAACCATTGCTCTAGAGATAAATATACGAAtccaattagaaattaaaaattttgtcaaaCCGATTCTAATACCTTACAATGCATAGATATCAGATCGAAACAGCAACACAAGAGCCTGAATTGCGGTACGATCAGTTCAAGCAATGCGTCATGACTCATCATAAGGCTCTGCTGTTAGTACCGCTTAAAAAGATTTGTAATTAAAATCGGAGACTTATAAGTGTTACTATTCTAGGTTTTTCGACAAACTACAGGAATGCAGCCAGAATATGTTTCTTTTGCTGGTTGCGTTGAACATGATACTCATCAGCATGACTGCCGTGCAAGTAAATATGTCTCTATACTTAAAGCTAACACTACATTTTACTAATTTTGCAGATACTTATGCACATGGATCAACCTCTGGACAGTACCAGATTCATTCTGTTCTTTCTGTGCGCACAATTTCATTTGTACATCGTCAGCCTATTCGGGCAAATCATACTGAACCACAGCACAATATTAGCAGAAAGAATGTAAGCATGGTACGAAAAGCATAGAGAACACTTGAATCAGAAAAAGGTTCACTCAGATGTTTTGCATGTTGGAATTGTACAGATACAACTGCAACTGGTACGAGGTACCGATCAAGTTCCAGAAATTGCTTTGCATGATGATAGGAAGGTGCAACAAACCTTGCATTTTGAGCGCGGGAGGACTGTACGATATGAACATGGAGAACTATGGAAAAGTAtgtacttttggaaatttgtgacatCGTTTAACGAACTTCTTTTTGCAAAAGGCAGTGAAAGCGTGCATGTCGTACTTCACCATGTTTCTGTCGATGAGGGACTGAGTGTACAGCTATCAAGCTCAACTAACCATAAGGATAATGAAACTGTAGTCACGAAATTTGCTAGCAAATCGGAAGTCACATAGTTCCTACAGAATGTCAGCAACATTCAAatgaaattcaaaatgaaaacaTCTATTGTAATTACGTGTCAAAGGGAATTATGGTAAAATTATCACTAAGCAATTAAAGGCAGGTTTTATAGATCACTCTGTCGTAGTGAAGTTTGTTCtacttttataatgaaaataaataatctacAATGCACGGTTGATTTTGTAACTTTAACCGCACTTGTACGCAGTCAGATGTCGCgggcaatatttttgaagaatttaaaggAACTTTATACATTcacgaaataattcaacatgGTCATACACACAAAACAAACACTGGGCCACTCCAAATCGCGGGGTACCTCCGCTTTAGGTAAGCGAATTACGCGCAGCTTGCTTTGGAACCAGTGACGCAGAGTAAGAGACAACACTCTCTGTCGGCACCTCCTTGCTTTATCTgcacaatattttaaaacaaaagtcTTTCGCAATACACAATTTGCCAGAGTTAACTGCGAAACTTGTTACAAAGAAGACAGATGAATCACAGATACGTGTTACAATGTGTTTACAACGAAGACGCCAAGAAAATCGTCTCCACGAGACATGCCATAAACACCGACTAGCAAATACCTCAAAACCACCTGCAGGTCCCACGAAGTTCTTCCCTCAGTTCTATCgcgatcatttattatttaaaacaatcAACCTCTGCCAGTTGCGAATCAATTTATCATACCACTATTGGGGAATAACAAGCTAATCTACGTCTTTCAGTTAACAAACATGATCGACACGGCATTTGACGCTTCGGATGAAGAGCAGGTGGAATTATCGACCGCAGTACTCTGACAGATTCGCCTGATTTATTTAAcatagttatcgtaactgacagCGAGGTGACAATGCCGGTATAAAGAAAACCACGCGACATTTTCTGGAAATATTTCGATCGCGACGTTTGTGCCGTACCAGTTAAGAATGCCGAACAAGGAATCCACAAGAAATAACAGTACGAGAGGATCTTAATTCTCGATACACTTAACAAATTGTGTAGTAATTATGAGAATGTTCAGCTACTCATCAGCTaacgaatatttatttttgtattttcatttttcacgaAAGTGAATTTGTATCGACTGTAACGTATTCGGTcgctattaattttatcaatcaaTGGATTTCCATTGAAGTGTGGATATTCAGTATTTCAGAATGAACAAGTGCAGGAGGTTTTCGATCTCCATCACTACAAACCGcttaaaaagtatttaatgaTACTCGGATTGAATCCGTACAGCGAGACTCGGGGAAGTAGATTCAGACAGAATGTGGTGATCTACACCATAGTCATTGGCATGGTACCATtggtaaaattttacaattttatattccaTTCAAAGATTTTTAAATCGTCAACTGtatctgtgattttgtgattcatctcttcacattttttatttgctcTTAATCTGTGGAGATCTAAAGCGTCTTTGTATTTCCAAACCTTGAATCTACGTAGACGTGGTATCTTATCACCAATAGCCAGTTGGAACAACTGGATGTGTTTTTAGATATAACCCTTAAAGTCGACGCATTTTAACAGAGAATTATTTGATGACCTCGTACTTCAAAAGTAATGTCAACTTGGATTTCACAGTTTTTACAGTTGTGTGTAGTAATCCGAGACACGGATTTCGACGGAATAATCGACCA
This region includes:
- the LOC105663028 gene encoding odorant receptor 65a-like encodes the protein MPINGTRPKQQLFGACYVFVEADDHFAAVFLHLGWTTFLSVYNISIVDSLYILIIHHVCGLFDVCGYQIEVATQDPELRYDQFKQCVMTHHKALKFFDNLQECSQNMFLLLIALNMTLISMTAVQILMHMDQPLDSTRFILFFLCSHFHLYVVSLFGQIILNHSTILAERIYNCNWYEVPIKFQKLLCIMMGRCNKPCILSAGGLYDMNMENYGKAVKTCMSYFTMFLSMRE
- the LOC100878543 gene encoding odorant receptor 65a-like, which codes for MLTRELPVLEKTTAQGSRLARLYRVTLIGATLGFIYIPLINPTLDLLMPINGTRPKEPLFGVCYVFMKADDHFAAVFLHLGWTTFVTVYNVSIVDSLYILIIHHVCGMFDVCGYQIETATQEPELRYDQFKQCVMTHHKALLFFDKLQECSQNMFLLLVALNMILISMTAVQILMHMDQPLDSTRFILFFLCAQFHLYIVSLFGQIILNHSTILAERIYNCNWYEVPIKFQKLLCMMIGRCNKPCILSAGGLYDMNMENYGKAVKACMSYFTMFLSMRD